The Caenorhabditis elegans chromosome II genome has a segment encoding these proteins:
- the F10G7.10 gene encoding E3 ubiquitin-protein ligase (Confirmed by transcript evidence), whose translation MPPGEPVGSSAQGERDFISKWLHQTLKASDWYVKPIVNFDGDKSDMDEVYKAVKFWRDLALELKSKNYPLAEGIDNYQSFDEETRKKAHMLDDFLDGFIDEELQEDEKTFEILRVLIAQGEPYMEFKQKMKENDFSLKCNEIWENDAVAFRCNTCALTPCMSLCEDCFESNGHAGHDYTRFFSREGGACDCGNQDVIKEQGNCKNHGDESKRPNYDMSEVCLAEYIVMKLIVRLFLEYRGWASRYEKALDEFKSESNEPINRRAVFDIGEFTVDDAARSDYLITFLQECVKYGGPMRLIVSKILLDKNLYKVLTEQTSEHYDASNRVQISLDWRTAHMFKDDRRTVLPPDNSNFSFVGSIESTECTSLLDELIFWINRQLFPQNLVNFGLSLLSEPGYRDAFAYRFFSWYPISGKVISDLCISQAGHSRAQDLVTPACSRAVHVTVQMLSSASLCKELNENVHLVKTIFDVTRFLICEKSVDSEISLKSVNIFKESSRFLNMTTTNGRPKWRVMTMANNAAISQHGYWFVMGDIQNVLTHTSQAIAAVFDDECFGGSYMKMMCEMQGMNPIWRIISGNAQENDAGEGAQRAYTLEFETLAVTLFNIVAAIQQEKDVRTACRFFDHIRSQLEEWFHVLLPVTPEDRSEVWGNVIRAQAYAVSFHIPLHRHISTAITHFTELDGFYDHIRSNLLNDETLIRLLLVHPLRIQVARAEINCNMWVRNGAQAKMSALIYSQWNVSSAFQTPDVDLIRFCAAHIDKEHFMKALTASFNITECIKIQRGRFVEKSEESKILFQGVGGRDDDEVSEARKTEFERYQRLVREQALLMEDMMLTPEKNLFQFDEKETDEAVDVMIEANNATEVTIDFTIQSPIDHSRDPRIPIVGEFIRRHLEAAGVDADIDVEMEREFDPRLFDDEEVERTIVIREPEWIDPMFWGMFKLVAELVVVRVNSGASPEEHYRSEMVNCMAMGNVPYSRLRASISEKGSRGSEMIDKHFETILNEIGDFIEPIETTTHLMQGSYQLKTSIWDSEVCPVFFMMRSTSIKQAREVFAKMEIREQKNALDKDLEVAKIEERFWVPFRLIDFSDQKRHRGISNLYNVLLTERFLIHCITVLASEADETAKFHDGTYQLAVYLLTLGVKYAQSYVGDEKIKKQMIDIFHTPFQLIKFREMETFLTVCAFMIRLLTKETRKNGALVVVFKGILSGEYDKEKVTGGKMIYLARFVTILTKLSPVARQIIEGKLKREELRISKHSRNQEKMKAPMDPVKKAAKEAAKRRMEAIMQNSAKKSAQTMEKLMKTEGMTDAEVNKVDPSQQNRKVYECPICGEQNAPNTVENPFGMLAKLSTNFICEEQIDASINTIDDLLKFDEYEHVSANRLQSETRRRFFSKRRQATFENQDIVKVNPPLVGTDLKTCGHAAHIACFNAYRASLYDGHQRSTDRREVGCPMCRYTVNVIVPMSFDKPYTPIKTPASPMSYSDVWRVMDVVLKKAKGPVFQEDERNVKYSTNYSTREGGGLFELYIGRIHSADLAERKSSQQRCTVSTLMVSLAVVMVERSSIMRKMGVPERRKNQRNSMTEHLMTASVATSKDVDFDVALSALTNLFAKVTENSFSRPPSEQPSTSKEPAQGTEAPNPEAVVGLSSDEMAAMITKPLRKDTPDCLSKLPLFALDPKATLVRMLAVLIDNQSLTKDIQREIAQNMIFASLGWVSSYTLLCLILRTGEEKISALNKGEPKIQGLSDHLQSEAEAICQALTYNTEYFKHLAQRLESPDVEPTDEYICKTMNSCLIEFLRFSYELLFHCNLGFNDVNNQIHSRNIDLDNVLRLVGINAQNINVPGKANYWTRAFRTQLTNMAKLKRIFQPCIVEPLAWKPRRILKPPTNFDELFGRYFHRECNKCSSVPSYPVMCLFCGEILCLNDCCRMAHQESGSDRVISMSEIEAHAEDCSSSSGLFLSVTSSMVVVSRGKQAAIWGTIYLDAHKEEDRNLKRGKPLFLCESRLKWLEYDWAEQEWQRVPQWFNMTNSQAFTSNIRDCHLFQR comes from the exons TGATAATTATCAGAGTTTCGATGAAGAAACACGGAAGAAAGCTCACATGTTGGATGATTTTTTAGATGGATTTATTGACGAAGAACTTCAAGAAGAtgagaaaacttttgaaattctaagagTGCTTATAGCTCAGGGAGAGCCCTATATGGAGTTTAAACAGAAAA tgaaagaaaacgatttttcactgaaatgcAACGAAATTTGGGAGAATGATGCAGTAGCATTCAGATGCAATACATGTGCTCTCACTCCAT gcaTGTCACTTTGCGAAGATTGTTTCGAATCAAATGGCCATGCAGGTCATGATTACACTCGATTCTTCTCGAGGGAAGGTGGAGCTTGTGATTGTGGAAATCAAGATGTTATCAAGGAACaaggaaattgtaaaaatcatGGGGATGAGTCGAAACGACCGAATTACGATATGTCAGAAGTCTGTCTAGCTGAATATATTGTGATGAAGTTGATAGTTCGACTTTTTTTGGAGTACAGGGGATGG GCAAGCCGATATGAAAAGGCTCTTGATGAGTTCAAGTCAGAATCAAACGAACCTATCAATCGACGAGCTGTATTCGATATTGGAGAGTTTACTGTAGATGATGCTGCAAGATCTGACTACCTTATTACATTCCTGCAG GAATGTGTAAAATATGGTGGTCCGATGCGGTTGATTGTCTCGAAAATTCTTCTCGACAAAAATCTGTACAAAGTATTGACGGAACAGACTAGTGAGCATTATGATG CATCCAACAGAGTCCAGATCTCGTTAGACTGGAGAACTGCTCATATGTTTAAAGACGATCGCAGAACAGTTTTGCCTCCGGAcaactccaatttttcatttgttggATCTATTGAGAGCACGGAATGCACATCATTGTTGGATGAGCTGATTTTCTGGATTAATCGGCAATTGTTTCCGCAAAATTTAGTGAATTTCGGTTTGAGTCTTCTTTCCGAACCGGGGTATAGG gacgCTTTTGCCTATCGATTCTTTTCCTGGTATCCAATCAGTGGCAAAGTGATCTCGGATCTTTGTATCAGCCAGGCAGGTCATTCTCGTGCCCAGGATCTCGTAACTCCTGCGTGTAGCCGAGCTGTTCATGTTACTGTTCAAATGCTCTCCTCGGCGTCACTGTGTAAAGAATTGAACGAAAATGTGCATTTGGTGAAGACGATTTTCGATGTGACAAGGTTTTTGATTTGCGAGAAATCGGTGGACTCGGAGATTAGCTTGA aatctgtaaatattttcaaagagaGTAGCCGCTTTCTCAACATGACAACTACAAATGGACGGCCCAAATGGAGAGTGATGACAATGGCCAATAATGCC GCAATTAGTCAACATGGTTATTGGTTTGTGATGGGTGATATACAAAATGTTCTAACTCATACTTCACAAGCAATTGCTGCAGTTTTTGATGATGAGTGTTTCGGTGGATCCTATATGAAAATGATGTGCGAGATGCAAGGAATGAATCCGATTTGGAGAATTATCAGTGGAAATGCACAGGAGAATGATGCAGGCGAAGGGGCTCAGAG GGCATACACTCTTGAATTCGAAACCCTAGCTGTCACACTTTTCAACATCGTCGCAGCGATTCAACAGGAAAAGGATGTTCGGACTGCTTGCAGATTTTTCGATCATATCAGATCACAGTTGGAAGAATGGTTTCATGTTTTGTTGCCTGTGACACCGGAAGACAGATCCGAAGTTTGGGGAAATGTAATTAGAGCTCAGGCGTATGCGGTCTCATTTCATATTCCACTTCATAG ACACATATCAACTGCGATAACTCACTTCACGGAACTCGACGGCTTCTATGATCACATTCGATCGAATCTTCTCAATGACGAGACACTGATTCGTCTTCTTCTCGTCCATCCTCTACGAATTCAGGTGGCACGTGCCGAAATCAACTGCAATATGTGGGTTAGAAATGGTGCACAAGCCAAGATGTCCGCTCTAATCTATTCCCAGTGGAATGTGAGCAGCGCCTTCCAGACGCCCGATGTGGATCTTATAAGGTTTTGTGCAGCCCATATCGATAAGGAACACTTTATGAAGGCTCTCACAGCAAGCTTCAATATTACGGAATGTATCAAGATTCAGCGAGGAAGATTTGTAGAGAAGAGTGAAGAATCCAAGATTTTATTCCAAGGAGTTGGTGGAAGAGATGACGATGAAGTTAGTGAAGCGAggaaaactgaatttgaaaGATATCAACGATTGGTTAGAGAGCAAGCTTTGCTAATGGAAGATATGATGTTAACACCCGAGAAGAATCTATTccaatttgatgaaaaagagACAGATGAAGCTGTAGA cGTTATGATTGAAGCAAATAACGCCACTGAAGTGACGATTGACTTCACCATCCAAAGTCCTATTGATCACTCCCGAGATCCTCGTATTCCAATCGTTGGAGAGTTTATAAGACGCCATCTAGAAGCCGCCGGAGTCGATGCTGACATTGATGTGGAAATGGAACGAGAGTTTGATCCTCGACTATTTGACGATGAAGAAGTTGAACGAACTATAGTGATTCGAGAACCAGAATGGATTGATCCAATGTTTTGGGGAATGTTCAAGTTGGTTGCCGAACTTGTCGTGGTTCGTGTCAACTCTGGAGCAAGTCCTGAGGAGCATTATAGATCGGAGATGGTGAATTGTATGGCGATGGGAAATGTGCCTTATTCGAGATTGAGAGCATCGATTTCTGAGAAGGGAAGTCGTGGAAGTGAGATGATTGATAAGCATTTTGAAACGATCTTGAATGAg ATCGGTGACTTCATCGAACCTATCGAAACTACAACACATCTCATGCAAGGATCCTATCAACTCAAAACCTCGATTTGGGATTCCGAAGTGTGTCCAGTGTTCTTCATGATGAGATCCACCTCAATCAAGCAAGCTCGTGAAGTTTTTGCGAAGATGGAGATACGTGAACAGAAGAACGCGTTGGATAAGGATCTAGAAGTtgcgaaaattgaagaaagatTTTGGGTTCCATTCCGTTTGATTGACTTCTCGGATCAGAAACGGCACAGAGGAATTTCAAACTTGTACAATGTTTTGTTGACCGAGAGGTTTTTGATTCATTGTATTACGGTTCTAGCGTCGGAAGCTGATGAAACCGCGAAATTCCACGATGGAACATATCAGCTAGCTGTATATCTTCTAACTCTTGGTGTCAAGTATGCACAAAGTTATGTAGGAGATgagaaaatcaagaaacaaaTGATTGATATCTTCCATACACCATTTCAACTTATCAAGTTCCGAGAAATGGAAACTTTTCTCACAGTTTGCGCATTTATGATTCGACTTTTAACCAAAGAAACCAGGAAAAATGGTGCATTAGTTGTTGTATTCAAGGGTATTTTATCAGGAGAATATGATAAGGAAAAAGTTACCGGTGGAAAAATGATATATCTCGCTAGATTCGTCACTATTCTCACTAAACTCTCACCGGTCGCCAGGCAGATTATCGAGGGAAAGCTGAAACGGGAAGAGCTTCGGATTAGCAAGCATTCAAGGAATCAAGAGAAAATGAAGGCACCAATGGATCCTGTGAAGAAAGCAGCGAAGGAAGCTGCGAAACGACGGATGGAGGCGATCATGCAGAATTCGGCGAAAAAGTCGGCGCAGACAATGGAGAAGCTTATGAAGACGGAGGGAATGACTGATGCAGAAGTTAATAAAGTTGATCCAAGTCAACAGAATCGAAAAGTTTATGAATGTCCGATTTGTGGAGAGCAGAATGCGCCGAATACTGTAGAAAATCCGTTTGGAATGCTTGCAAAG CTCTCGACGAACTTCATCTGTGAAGAGCAAATCGACGCTTCCATTAACACAATCGATGATTTGCTCAAATTCGATGAATATGAACATGTTTCAGCTAATCGTCTACAAAGTGAGACACGAAGAAGATTTTTCTCGAAGCGTCGGCAAGCGACATTTGAGAATCAGGATATTGTGAAAGTGAACCCACCACTGGTTGGAACTGATCTGAAAACTTGTGGACACGCAGCACATATCGCTTGCTTCAATGCGTATCGAGCCTCTCTG tATGATGGACACCAACGGTCTACCGATCGACGTGAAGTCGGATGTCCCATGTGCCGATACACTGTCAATGTGATTGTTCCGATGTCTTTCGACAAGCCATACACACCAATTAAAACCCCTGCAAGCCCAATGTCGTACTCGGATGTGTGGAGAGTTATGGATGTGGTTTTGAAGAAAGCCAAAGGTCCCGTGTTCCAG gaaGATGAACGAAACGTGAAATACTCAACCAACTACAGTACCCGCGAAGGCGGTGGACTCTTTGAGCTCTACATTGGAAGAATCCACAGTGCAGACTTGGCTGAACGTAAATCGAGTCAACAGAGGTGTACTGTGAGCACTCTGATGGTTTCTTTAGCGGTTGTTATGGTGGAGAGATCGAGTATAATGAGGAAGATGGGAGTACCGGAGAGACGGAAAAATCAGAGGAATAGCATGACAGAACATCTGATGACAGCATCTGTTGCAACATCGAAAGATGTCGATTTTGATGTGGCACTTTCTGCGTTGACCAATTTGTTTGCGAAGGTCactgaaaattcgttttctaGACCCCCAAGTGAGCAACCATCGACTTCAAAAGAGCCGGCTCAGGGGACAGAAGCTCCAAATCCAGAGGCAGTTGTAGGATTGAGTAGTGACGAGATGGCGGCAATGATTACG aaacctcTTCGAAAGGACACTCCAGACTGCCTTTCAAAGCTGCCACTCTTTGCATTGGATCCCAAGGCAACACTTGTTCGGATGCTTGCAGTTTTAATTGATAATCAATCACTTACCAAAGATATTCAACgcgaaattgctcaaaatatgattttcgCATCACTTGGATGGGTCTCCTCGTACACACTTCTTTGCCTGATTCTCAGAACTGGCGAGGAAAAAATTAGCGCACTGAACAAAGGAGAGCCGAAGATTCAGGGATTATCAGACCACCTGCAGAGCGAGGCGGAGGCCATTTGTCAGGCGCTGACCTACAATACCGAGTACTTTAAGCATTTGGCGCAGAGGCTGGAGTCACCTGATGTGGAG ccaactGATGAATACATCTGCAAAACGATGAACTCATGTCTCATCGAGTTTCTTCGATTTTCCTATGAGCTCCTGTTCCACTGCAATCTCGGATTCAATGACGTCAATAATCAAATCCACAGCCGGAATATAGATCTCGACAATGTCTTACGTCTTGTGGGAATTA ATGCCCAAAATATCAATGTTCCTGGAAAGGCGAATTATTGGACGAGAGCCTTCAGAACTCAGTTGACGAACATGGCGAAGTTGAAGAGAATT ttcCAACCGTGCATCGTCGAACCATTGGCGTGGAAACCTCGGCGAATCCTCAAGCCACCAACCAATTTCGATGAGCTTTTTGGCCGATATTTCCATAGAGAATGCAACAAGTGCTCATCG GTCCCATCTTACCCAGTCATGTGCCTTTTCTGTGGAGAAATTCTTTGCCTGAACGATTGTTGCCGAATGGCCCATCAAGAGTCGGGAAGTGATCGGGTGATCAGTATGTCGGAGATTGAGGCG CATGCCGAAGACTGTTCCTCATCGTCGGGTCTCTTCCTTTCCGTGACGTCATCAATGGTTGTAGTGTCACGTGGCAAACAGGCGGCCATATGGGGTACGATCTACCTGGATGCTCACAAGGAAGAGGATCGGAATCTGAAACGTGGAAAGCCGTTATTCCTGTGCGAATCGCGGCTCAAATGGCTCGAGTACGATTGGGCTGAGCAGGAATGGCAGCGGGTTCCACAATGGTTCAATATGACGAATTCACAAGCATTTACCAGTAATATTCGGGATTGTCACTTGTTTCAACGCTAG
- the tag-151 gene encoding Pre-rRNA-processing protein TSR1 homolog (Confirmed by transcript evidence), giving the protein MSTTGHRAGVFKKPSKPHKSWKGKRTKGEITSENRGREGVKQLTRSAHSTHRTISKDARRNQLKMARDQKMADAMERRRTSNAPCLVTVVSLGVGARPTEFIKKLATCDETIIQTTSPSTIDFAIPRFKSRVSFLTPDKDNVDGVLDAIRASDVLCFLWPMSAELSEWDEQLLTIIKANGLPTIVSVVPGLGSIANHKKKEDVRKGIEFIISKWSMSNAGVMPADSVTDNLQLLRILNETKKKPLTLQARHSYMLVENLECSDKTGETCTLVAQGYLRGPEWNANNLVHLPGFGDFQISKIESTVDPHPLKAHNKTPEAQIIAKSDDKRQNTETEITPDSMDGEQTWPTREELEEADKELRRVPKGTSSYQAAWILDDEDDEDEEDSDEDMDDSDNEEVEDDSEEEEPMDDLKSEAGETTASEMMFDDGIDEDINMAEVEKYRKERENAQWPDEVDTPMDMPARIAFQKYRGLKSFRTSTWDPKENLPLDYARIFQFANYRNTKKNVMSKIGGNDVDADSVADKKFNGAFASVFIENVPVAVLEAYKDAKNLVLFQLLPHEHKMSVLNMVLKKHPSCTIPITSDQNQKFIFYVGFRQFEANAVFSSNTPGDKFKLERFMPTEKTFVATVYAPITFNPATVLCFRQDDKGRQELVATGSILDSNPDRIVLKRTVLAGHPYKINRRAVVVRYMFFNREDIEWFKPVELYTPSGRRGHIKEAVGTHGNMKCRFDQQLNAQDSVMLNLYKRVFPVWNYSIFNRSLNPSRFVERSRVESISLVNEDAMEE; this is encoded by the exons ATGAGTACAACTGGCCATCGTGCGGGAGTGTTCAAGAAACCTTCAAAGCCCCACAAGTCTTGGAAAGGAAAACGGACGAAAGGAGAGATTACATCTGAAAATCGAG gACGAGAAGGTGTCAAACAGCTCACGCGTTCTGCTCATTCCACCCACCGTACCATCTCCAAAGATGCTCGACGTAATCAGCTCAAAATGGCGAGAGATCAAAAAATGGCGGATGCAATGGAGAGACGCAGAACATCAAATGCTCCGTGTCTAGTG ACTGTCGTTTCTCTCGGAGTTGGAGCTCGCCCAACAGAGTTCATCAAAAAGCTGGCAACATGTGACGAAACAATTATTCAAACGACTTCTCCATCCACCATTGACTTTGCGATTCCTCGCTTCAAATCTCGTGTATCATTCCTTACTCCAGATAAGGATAATGTTGATGGTGTTCTTGATGCGATTCGAGCATCTGATGTGCTTTGTTTTCTGTGGCCAATGTCTGCAGAGCTCTCCGAATGGGATGAGCAACTTTTAACGATTATCAAAGCAAATGGACTTCCAACAATTGTTAGTGTTGTTCCAGGACTTGGGAGTATTGCAAATCACAAGAAGAAGGAAGATGTTAGAAAAGGAATCGAATTTATCATTTCAAAATGGAGTATGAGTAATGCTGGAGTTATGCCAGCTGATTCTGTCACAGATAACCTTCAACTTTTGCGAATCTTGAATGAAACTAAAAAGAAGCCATTGACTCTTCAAGCCAGACATTCTTATATGCTTGTTGAAAACTTGGAATGCTCGGACAAAACTGGAGAAACTTGCACACTCGTCGCCCAGGGATATCTCAGAGGTCCTGAATGGAATGCTAACAATTTGGTTCATCTTCCAGGATTCGGTGattttcaaatctcaaaaatcgaatcaACAGTCGATCCTCATCCATTAAAAGCACACAACAAAACGCCAGAAGCTCAGATAATTGCCAAATCTGATGATAAACGCCAGAACACAGAAACGGAGATCACACCAGATTCTATGGACGGAGAACAAACATGGCCAACTCGGGAAGAACTTGAAGAAGCTGATAAGGAGCTCCGTCGTGTGCCAAAAGGAACTTCGTCTTATCAAGCAGCATGGATTTTGGATGACGAGGATGACGAAGACGAAGAAGATTCCGATGAGGATATGGATGATAGTGATAATGAAGAAGTAGAGGATGATTCTGAAGAAGAAGAGCCTATGGATGATTTGAAATCAGAAGCCGGTGAAACTACTGCATCTGAAATGATGTTTGATGATGGAATTGATGAAGACATCAATATGgcagaagttgaaaaataccgaaaagAGCGTGAAAATGCTCAATGGCCAGATGAGGTGGATACACCGATGGATATGCCAGCTCGAATTGCTTTCCAAAAATACCGCGGACTCAAAAGTTTCCGAACGTCTACCTGGGACCCGAAAGAGAATCTTCCACTGGATTATGcgagaattttccaatttgcaaaTTATAGAAACACCAAGAAGAATGTGATGTCAAAGATTGGTGGAAATGATGTAGATGCAGATTCAGTAGCCGATAAGAAGTTCAATGGAGCATTTGCAAGTGTTTTCATCGAGAATGTTCCAGTCGCCGTCCTAGAAGCTTACAAAGACGCCAAAAACTTGGTGCTCTTCCAGTTGCTGCCTCACGAGCATAAAATGTCTGTTCTCAATATGGTTTTGAAGAAACATCCATCTTGCACAATTCCAATCACTTCGGATCAGaatcaaaagttcattttctatgttggattccggcaattcgagGCGAACGCCGTTTTCTCATCGAATACACCTGGCGATAAGTTCAAGTTGGAACGATTTATGCCGACTGAGAAGACATTTGTGGCGACAGTCTACGCGCCGATCACTTTCAATCCGGCAACGGTGCTGTGCTTTAGACAGGACGATAAGGGAAGGCAG GAACTTGTTGCCACTGGATCGATTCTCGACAGCAATCCTGACCGAATTGTGCTCAAAAGAACTGTTCTCGCCGGTCATCCATACAAAATTAATCGACGCGCCGTTGTTGTCAGATACATGTTCTTTAATAGAG AAGACATTGAATGGTTCAAACCAGTCGAATTGTACACACCATCCGGACGTCGTGGTCATATTAAGGAAGCCGTTGGAACTCATGGAAACATGAAATGCCGATTCGATCAGCAATTGAATGCCCAAGATTCTGTGATGCTTAATCTCTACAAACGGGTCTTCCCCGTCTGGAACTATTCTATTTTT AACCGCTCCCTGAACCCATCTCGCTTCGTTGAACGTTCTCGAGTCGAAAGCATCAGTCTTGTCAATGAGGATGCTATGGAGGAATAG
- the tsn-1 gene encoding Staphylococcal nuclease domain-containing protein 1 (Confirmed by transcript evidence), with the protein MTDAAAATPTVPPPAASSANPAVRRGLVKSVLSGDAVILQGQPHNGPPPEWTVYLSNVTAPRLGRRPTDSASATPDEPYAWDSREYLRQKLVGQFVTFVRDFTATSGRDHGRIYLGGTSPADAENVAEGAVSAGLLEVRQGKVADEYSTKLLELQEQAKSAGRGKWNSNAGTIRDIRWVIDNPRELVDKYAQKPIDAVIEMVRDGSTVRAFLLPNFEYITLQLSGVRAPSTRNPNAADSRAEAFSEEAKFFAESRLLQRDVQIILESTSNQNFVGSIVHPKGNIAESLLREGYAKCVDWSIGLCTGGAQKLRDAERQAKEKRLRLWKSYQPTSSAYSGDRKAFTGKVVEIVLSDAVVVQKDDGSEVKLHLSSIRLPRESGDDKATGGPGRQFRPLYDIPFMFQAREFLRKRLLGKKVQIQIDYVQPKSENFPEKTCATIKIGDQNIAEGLISRGLSKVVRHRADDENRSSEYDTLLAAEANAEKGKKGLFADKTAEKKDTHRIQEITGDLAKAKQFLPYLQRGGRAEGVVEFLSGGSRLRIYIPKETVLITFLLGGINCPKGARVGPGGVSTGAAEPFADEAAAFTRKLVLQHEVQLEVESTDKNGNFVGYLYVSPDGNTSRAINLSEALVENGLASLHFTAERSGHYNALLSAENKAKKAKKNIWANFTEEQHQEEVEVQQADTSERKQNFRQVAVTDIAPGALRFSAQNIEDGPKIEKMTTEMRQALAEHPPLAGSYTTKRGDLCVAKFSQDGQWYRCKVESVRAGQAEIVYIDYGNRETIEAVKLAQIPAGFANFPAGVREYNLALAKLPNEDYVQLTSDAFAQYLFGHSSVFINSEYKVGTSEYVTVYYDSGNKKVDIGKSLIAEGLALADHRREPRLQTLVNDYNTTEEVARKSRKNIWEYGDFTGNDI; encoded by the exons ATGACTGACGCCGCCGCCGCTACCCCAACCGTTCCACCACCAGCCGCTTCCTCTGCCAATCCAGCAGTTCGTCGTGGTCTCGTCAAATCGGTACTTTCTGGAGACGCTGTCATTCTTCAAGGACAACCACATAATGGACCACCACCAGAGTGGACTGTCTACCTGAGCAATGTCACCGCTCCAAGACTCGGTCGTCGCCCAACCGATTCGGCTTCGGCAACTCCAGACGAGCCTTATGCTTGGGATTCACGAGAGTACCTTCGTCAGAAACTTGTTGGACAATTCGTGACATTCGTCAGAGATTTCACTGCCACTTCAGGACGTGATCATGGAAGAATTTACCTCGGAGGTACCAGCCCAGCAGATGCAGAGAATGTTGCGGAAGGAGCAGTTTCTGCTGGTCTGCTTGAAGTTCGTCAAGGAAAAGTTgctga tgaatacTCTACCAAACTGTTGGAGCTTCAAGAACAAGCTAAGTCGGCAGGACGCGGAAAATGGAACTCAAATGCTGGAACTATTCGCGATATTCGTTGGGTTATCGACAATCCACGCGAGTTGGTAGACAAATATGCCCAGAAGCCAATTGACGCTGTAATTGAAATGGTTCGCGATGGATCCACAGTTCGTGCCTTCCTTCTTCCAAATTTCGAGTACATTACTCTTCAACTCTCTGGAGTTCGTGCTCCATCCACCAGAAATCCAAATGCCGCAGATTCTCGTGCCGAGGCGTTTTCGGAGGAAGCAAAGTTTTTCGCTGAGTCTCGCCTTCTTCAACGAGATGTGCAGATCATTTTGGAATCAACATCTAATCAGAACTTTGTCGGATCGATTGTTCATCCAAAAGGAAATATTGCCGAGTCACTCCTTCGTGAAGGATACGCCAAATGTGTAGATTGGAGCATCGGATTGTGCACTGGTGGAGCACAAAAGCTTCGTGACGCTGAACGACAAGCTAAGGAAAAGAGACTTCGCTTGTGGAAGAGTTATCAGCCAACTTCATCAGCTTATTCTGGTGACCGAAAAGCTTTTACCGGAAAGGTTGTCGAGATTGTTCTCTCCGATGCTGTTGTAGTTCAAAAAGATGATGGATCTGAAGTGAAACTTCATCTCTCCTCAATCAGACTTCCAAGAGAATCCGGTGATGATAAGGCCACAGGAGGTCCAGGACGTCAGTTCCGTCCACTCTACGATATTCCATTCATGTTCCAAGCTCGTGAATTCCTTCGTAAACGACTTCTAGGAAAGAAGGTTCAAATCCAAATCGACTATGTTCAACCAAAGAGCGAAAACTTCCCAGAAAAGACTTGTGCCACCATCAAGATTGGAGATCAAAACATTGCCGAGGGACTTATTAGCCGTGGTCTCAGTAAAGTCGTTCGTCATCGTGCTGATGACGAGAACCGATCTTCCGAATACGATACTCTTCTGGCTGCCGAAGCTAATGcagaaaaaggaaagaaggGATTGTTCGCTGATAAGACTGCTGAAAAGAAGGATACTCACAGAATTCAAGAAATCACTGGAGATCTTGCTAAGGCCAAGCAATTCCTGCCATATCTTCAAAGAGGAGGAAG agctgAAGGAGTTGTGGAGTTCCTATCAGGTGGATCTCGTCTTCGCATTTACATTCCAAAGGAGACTGTTCTTATCACGTTTTTGTTGGGAGGAATTAACTGCCCGAAGGGAGCTCGTGTTGGACCAGGAGGAGTATCGACTGGAGCCGCTGAGCCATTCGCCGATGAGGCTGCTGCATTCACCCGAAAGCTTGTCCTCCAACACGAGGTTCAACTAGAAGTAGAGAGCACCGATAAGAATGGAAACTTTGTTGGATACTTGTATGTGTCTCCAGATGGAAATACTTCACGAGCAATCAATCTAAGCGAAGCTCTTGTAGAGAATGGACTTGCTTCTCTTCACTTCACAGCTGAGCGAAGTGGGCATTACAACGCTCTTCTTTCCGCCGAAAACAAAGCTAAGAAAGCTAAGAAGAACATTTGGGCCAACTTCACGGAAGAGCAACACCAAGAGGAAGTTGAAGTACAACAGGCAGATACATCTGAGAGAAAGCAGAACTTCCGTCAAGTCGCTGTTACTGATATTGCTCCAGGAGCTCTTCGTTTCTCGGCTCAAAACATTGAAGATgggccaaaaattgaaaagatgaCAACCGAGATGAGACAAGCTCTTGCCGAACATCCACCACTCGCTGGATCTTATACCACCAAGCGTGGAGATTTGTGCGTTGCCAAGTTCTCTCAGGATGGACAATGGTACCGTTGCAAGGTCGAGAGCGTTCGTGCTGGGCAAGCAGAGATTGTTTACATTGATTACGGAAATCGTGAGACAATTGAGGCTGTCAAGCTTGCTCAAATTCCAGCAGGATTTGCCAATTTCCCAGCTGGAGTTAGAGAATATAACCTTGCTCTTGCTAAGCTTCCAAACGAGGATTACGTCCAACTCACTTCTGATGCTTTCGCCCAGTACTTGTTTGGTCACTCTTCGGTATTCATTAACAGTGAGTACAAGGTCGGAACTTCAGAATATGTAAct gttTATTACGACAGTGGAAACAAGAAGGTCGACATCGGTAAATCTCTTATTGCTGAGGGACTCGCTCTTGCTGATCACCGCCGTGAGCCACGCCTGCAGACTCTTGTCAATGACTACAACACTACCGAAGAAGTTGCTCGCAAGTCGAGAAAGAACATTTGGGAGTACGGAGATTTCACCGGAAATGATATCTAA